A DNA window from Hydra vulgaris chromosome 13, alternate assembly HydraT2T_AEP contains the following coding sequences:
- the LOC136089574 gene encoding uncharacterized protein LOC136089574, whose product MQFPDYDLSTAQTEIDQLLKYFNDFRDKGTKDAKIFAMETAEELEVSLQFEAENTVCPRKKKNLFSYESANEPILNPETQYVVEVFDVLVDQVLLSLTSRFNQLKEFSELFGFLYKIPEVTQNTEALKKHSKDLEVALTEDGHSDVISNQLFDEIKAISSMVSGKLLPKALIKFISENHYEQSFPNLIIAMRILLTLPLTAASAERSFSKLKLIKTYLRSNMSQCRLTGLADLSIEIDELKNIDISALVETFANIKACKVKFQ is encoded by the coding sequence ATGCAGTTTCCAGACTATGATCTATCAACAGCACAAACCGAAATTGATCAACTACTCAAGTATTTTAATGACTTTCGTGATAAAGGAACTAAGGATGCCAAAATTTTTGCTATGGAAACTGCAGAAGAATTAGAAGTAAGTCTTCAGTTTGAAGCTGAAAACACAGTTTGTCcccgaaagaaaaaaaatcttttttcctaTGAATCTGCAAATGAACCAATTTTAAATCCAGAAACACAGTATGTGGTGGAAGTTTTTGATGTACTGGTAGATCAAGTGCTATTATCTTTAACAAGTCGATTTAATCAACTGAAAGAATTTTCTGAGCTTTTTGGattcttatataaaattccaGAAGTCACCCAAAATACTGAAGCACTTAAGAAACATAGCAAGGATTTAGAGGTTGCCTTAACTGAAGATGGACATTCAGATGTGATTTCAAATCAATTATTTGATGAAATCAAAGCAATATCCAGTATGGTTTCAGGAAAATTGCTCCCTAAGGCACTGATCAAGTTTATTTCAGAAAATCACTACGAACAATCTTTTCCAAATTTAATTATAGCAATGCGAATTTTATTGACATTGCCACTCACTGCTGCTTCCGCAGAAAGAAGTTTctcaaaacttaaattaattaaaacctaCTTAAGGTCAAATATGTCACAGTGCAGACTTACAGGCTTAGCTGATTTATCAATTGAAATTGACGAGTTAAAGAACATAGATATTAGTGCATTAGTTGAAACATTTGCTAATATTAAAGCTTGTAAAGTCAAGTTTCAATGA
- the LOC136089573 gene encoding uncharacterized protein LOC136089573 has protein sequence MKIICVGYSKTGTKSMAKALTELGFVVHDFEEHYNINLENYITLLKDEEHEDLLKEMYERVDAVIAFPIYIIWQKIFKAFPDSKVILTTRENHELWFKSFEKTRSLMEKLRSKKYLRSLLSSTWSNVYYMEKLAFNKIFPQNMSITLNKENWINSIRVHEATVKQLVPKDQLLVYKVGEGWERLCKFLNKSVPMTQFPKENITEGNNVPIVAKSKTFKVFKKADNEFWRSCLWFHEVMTLCCGIGLLIVIFVMNIKN, from the coding sequence atgaaaattatatgTGTTGGATATTCTAAAACTGGAACTAAGTCAATGGCGAAAGCACTAACTGAATTAGGTTTTGTCGTTCACGACTTTGAAGAACATTATAATATCAACTTAGAAAACTACATAACACTTTTAAAAGACGAAGAACATGAAGATTTGTTGAAAGAAATGTATGAAAGAGTAGATGCTGTTATTGCATTCCCTATCTATATTATTTggcaaaaaatattcaaagctTTTCCTGATTCAAAAGTTATACTTACAACAAGAGAAAATCACGAACTCTGgtttaaatcatttgaaaagACAAGAAGTTTAATGGAAAAattaagaagtaaaaaataCCTTCGGTCGTTACTGAGTTCCACTTGGTCGAATGTATATTATATGGAAAAACTagcttttaacaaaattttcccGCAAAACATGTCAATCACTCTTAATAAAGAGAACTGGATTAATAGCATTCGAGTTCATGAAGCGACAGTCAAACAACTTGTTCCAAAAGACCAATTGTTGGTATACAAAGTTGGCGAAGGCTGGGAAAGATTGTGtaaatttttgaacaaaagtgTTCCCATGACCCAATTTccaaaagaaaatattacagAAGGAAATAATGTGCCAATTGTTGCAAAATCCAAAACATTTAAGGTGTTTAAAAAGGCGGATAACGAGTTTTGGCGATCATGTTTGTGGTTTCATGAAGTGATGACGTTGTGCTGCGGAATTGGGCTTTTAATTGTAATCTTTGTAATGAAcattaaaaactga
- the LOC136090115 gene encoding uncharacterized protein LOC136090115, whose amino-acid sequence MSEAQLRSMKKELFYIKEAKPAISDIQLPTGLDILQHLIYNQQCRSVSISSIIACPPKKNFSRCSESCCECILSKIKRPWIKAGFDVLTDLSLVKKLFKLHKSYSNLKKNAKRGNSGDLAKQNEFEIEIKKLFWAGNSNLKDTISKDKKRSLIDKIEDLKFLEDQENERKFVIGSEDIKYRKKAKESIRKKNRLQPKILSDDVPNVELIDTILSDDSSIESDFEPGDWYHIEVSENPDTVIAKIPKDVFAGNVSLTATACDISPNVLQKVTNAILYQSGVDLKEVKSNQSTAYRKMKKENENMAKISKEDVKAAIDASPYPCIIHFDGKTLFELNKGKMLKRDRMAVLVNINGQTYLLGVPPLALSTGEDQFLGVMNLIKEYQFTSKTRGICFDTTSSITGTNKGSVSRISQELDKYLLQIACRHHVTEFENAALLEISDQ is encoded by the exons atgagtGAAGCACAACTTAGGTCAATGAAAAaggaacttttttatataaaagaggCAAAACCAGCTATATCag ataTACAACTTCCAACAGGCTTGGATATACttcaacatttaatatataaccaACAATGTCGATCTGTATCAATATCAAGTATTATTGCTTGTccccctaaaaaaaatttttctagatGTTCGGAGAGTTGTTGTGAATGTATTTTGTCTAAAATCAAGAGACCCTGGATTAAAGCTGGATTTGATGTGTTAACTGAtttaagtttagttaaaaaactttttaaattgcataAGTCCTATtccaacttgaaaaaaaatgcaaaaagggGAAATAGTGGTGATTTGGCTAAACAAAACGAGTTTgagattgaaataaaaaaacttttttgggcTGGTAATTCTAATCTCAAAGACACAAtcagtaaagataaaaaaaggtcACTAATAGACAAGATTGAAGATCTAAAATTTCTTGAAGATCAGGAAAATGAAAGAAAGTTTGTTATTGGTTCAGAGgatattaaatatagaaaaaag GCAAAAGAAAGCATCAGGAAGAAAAATCGTTTACAGCCTAAGATTTTGAGTGATGATGTACCCAACGTTGAACTTATAGACACAATTCTAAGCGATGATTCTTCAATTGAATCTGATTTCGAGCCAGGTGATTGGTATCATATAGAAGTCTCTGAAAACCCAGACACAGTAATTGCAAAAATTCCAAAAGATGTTTTTGCTGGTAATGTTTCACTTACTGCTACAGCCTGTGATATATCACCAAATGTTTTACAGAAGGTAACAAATGCAATTCTATATCAATCAGGTGTTGAtcttaaagaagttaaaagcaACCAGTCTACTGCatatagaaaaatgaaaaaagaaaatgaaaacatggcaaaaatttcaaaagaagaTGTTAAAGCAGCCATAGACGCATCTCCATATCCGTGTATAATTCATTTTGATGGGAAGACCTTGTTTGAGCTAAACAAAGGAAAAATGTTAAAGAGGGATAGAATGGCTGTTTTAGTTAACATTAATGGACAGACTTACCTACTTGGAGTACCTCCACTAGCGTTATCCACTGGTGAAGATCAGTTCTTAGGTGTAATGAACTTAATTAAGGAGTATCAATTTACGtcaaaaactagaggaatatgCTTTGATACAACATCATCCATCACTGGGACGAATAAAGGATCAGTTTCCAGAATATCTCAAGAACTGGATAAGTATCTCCTCCAAATAGCATGTAGGCATCATGTGACTGAATTTGAGAATGCTGCACTTTTGGAAATTAGTGACCAATGA